Genomic DNA from Corylus avellana chromosome ca4, CavTom2PMs-1.0:
AATATTTAGCAGGTGCTATTATCATTTTGATCTGGTATAGCTATGTCAGATGGTGTATCTACTTGGATGATTGAGGATGAAAAATTTGCTTGTCAGGCTTTACAGTATGCTTACTGCTTAGTAACATCATTTAATCCGAGGTGGGAGAATGGGGCTTGTAATCATTTTTAGGATTGGGAAATGCAAATTATCCATTCTGTTGCTTAAGATTTTATGAACTGGGAACCATTTTTGCGTTACCATGTGTGCAGAGCAGAAGCAGCAGAAGATTTCTGAGATTAAAGCTGCAGTGGATGATGCTGATGTTTTGGTACTGTGTAGAAAATATCAGTTTTATTTCCTTGCCGGATTTCCCAAATTCATTCatgtaacttctttttttcttcaagtcaGATTCGAAAAATGGACCTCGAGGCAAGAAGTCTGCAGCCAAGTGCAAAGGCTATGATGCTTGCAAAGTTAAGGGAATACAAATCGGATCTAAATAAGTTGAAAAGGGAATTTAAAAGAATATCATCACCTAATGCTGATCAGGCTTCCCGTGAAGAGTTGTTGGAGTCTGGAATGGCAAATGTGCATACGGTATGTTTGGATCATATTGTTCTCTCACTCTTCCGTTGTTCTAAATTTGCACAaactatttgttattttaagaAAGTTATTTTCTCTTGGTTAGAGAGTCGTGACTTTAATTGGAGCTCATCGAAGATGATGATCGCTTGATGTAACTTTGTGGAACTCTATCTACTGTTGTGTCTTCTTAATAATTTGCTGTAGAAGTGTAATTTATTTCAGTGCCAAAAAGTTATTTCATTTACAAATGTTTAAGATAAAATTGAGTTTAGGTTTTTAAGTATCGCTGGGACAgcatcttttccattttttttagataatggAGTAGACATTTTTGTTTGGAATGAGCAGAATGCTTTTAAGATATCTCCGTTTATGTTTTTCATattattggtttaaaaaaatctCTGTTTTGAATCCTTGTTTACAATGCTTGGTCCTATTCTCCAGTAGGCTGTGGAAGGCACACCCTTACTTTATCGAATCTCAGAAGGTAACATGGATTTAATAGTGTGAAAGTGTCTTCCCGAGATTTCTCAGGTTACAATCTGAATGCATATAGGTTCAGATTTCTCATGTTACGATTTGAATGCATATAGGTttaatctctttctctctctctctctctctctctcccctgaTTTCCTAGAATAAGATACAATTTGAATGCAAAAAGGCTTGACGTAGATGGTTTATATTCCATAactttggtaaaaaaatattttagtcaTTTATGGATGATATATAGGCTTCTGCTGATCAAGGAGCGAGAATGGCAATGTCAGTAGAGAGATTGAATCAGTCAAGTGACAAAATTATGGAGAGTAGAAGAACCGTGCTGGAGACCGAAGAGCTTGGTGTCTCAATCCTAGAAGATTTGCAACAACAGCGTGAGACTCTACTACATTCCCATAAAAAGGTATGTTGTTTacttgatgttttgtttctaattGTGGTTCATTATGACTCAAGCTTGACTTCTCCTGGCTTCCCTGTATGCCAATTGGACTCGATTAGcaagtctctcttgtatacaATTACCTACTCCAAAGGATCAAAGCACGGGTTTATTTGTAATCATTCTTGTTGTAGTGCCAAGTACACAAAAACATGTGTATGATGCAGCAGCAGTGAGTAAATTTGTTGACTGATGATTATATTTCTTTCGCAGCTTCATGGAGTAGATGATGCCATCGACAAGagtaaaaaagttttaactGCCATGTCGCGTAGGATGTCCAGGAACAAATGGATCATCGGCTCAGTTGTCGGAGTTCTTATTGTTGCAATCatctttattctattttataagCTTTCTCATCATTAACCTATACTTGACGTTGTTTCGGGTACAGATGAGACTTGCCATTGCAGTATCTGCTTGCTTGTATATAGATAGACTCATCAAACATGTACAATTTATCTGCATTGAATGCTTTAATAATTATATCATACTTGGGGTAGCTTTACCCTTACATTATGTTTCTGCTACCATATGCTTCGGTTACAAACCAAGTGAAAAGACCATcaatatttttactattttgctGTTTGTTGCCGTTCTGAATTCTGGATCCTTGAAGTTAATTGACAGGGGTTTCCTACCaaatttttgtttcccttttctTATCATTCTTTACTTCTaggtaatatttttatttcattgtggTAATTATTTACtctcaaattgcaaaaatgatgCTGTATTGATTACATTGGGTGTAGAACTCAGCAAAGACGGCAtcttttgttatgttttatGTCTCATGTCGTCGTTAACAACATTTTTGAGGGGCAACTCTATTTTTCAAGGCTGTCGTGGCTGCTATCTAGACTTTTTTTCTTGACAAACGATTGAAGAATCTTTTATCCCACAAGTCCCATTATCAGTGAGACTCTACCCTAGACTTTAATCTCTAGAAGGAGATACCACTAGACTACCAAGGCTATTGGTGCCCTCCATCTTCTACTCGTAGTCGAGAAGCTTGGTTTGcttacttttgtttttgaacACGAGTAAAACTTGAATTTATTACCGAACTAttgtttacttttgtttttgaacAGGAGTAAAACTTGAATTTATTACCGAACTAAATcatctgttaaaaaaaaaaaaaaaaaaactctgtttatttattctaattgcttaattgttttttcatatatatatatatatatatatatatatattattgttaagattttattatttaaatcaattagataaattaatttgaatcttaataatatgtatatacACGTTCATTAtacaaagagatttttttttttttttgtccatcttctt
This window encodes:
- the LOC132177451 gene encoding vesicle transport v-SNARE 12 codes for the protein MSQVFEGYERQYCELSVNLSRKCSSAGPLPAGEQKQQKISEIKAAVDDADVLIRKMDLEARSLQPSAKAMMLAKLREYKSDLNKLKREFKRISSPNADQASREELLESGMANVHTASADQGARMAMSVERLNQSSDKIMESRRTVLETEELGVSILEDLQQQRETLLHSHKKLHGVDDAIDKSKKVLTAMSRRMSRNKWIIGSVVGVLIVAIIFILFYKLSHH